The proteins below are encoded in one region of Aspergillus nidulans FGSC A4 chromosome III:
- a CDS encoding D-tyrosyl-tRNA(Tyr) deacylase (transcript_id=CADANIAT00005853) has translation MVNRILKAKLFPAENDKQASNTGLDIDGEVLCVSQFTLFGELKKGKQPDFHQAASADTARRLYDYFYQRLGENYKPERVKNGVFQAMMDVELINDGPVGVDYHSEDAAVTIEVNTQLPKKEKEKGADTADSSDSKTTGSVEFKLPAELLE, from the exons ATGGTTAACCGGATACTGAAGGCAAAGCTATTCCCGGCGGAGAATGACAAACAGGCAAGTAATACGGGTCTGG ATATTGATGGCGAAGTACTTTGTG TGTCCCAATTTACACTTTTTGGAGAGTTGAAGAAAGGCAAACAGCCAGATTTTCATCAAGCCGCAAGCGCCGACACTGCGCGTAGATTATACGATTACTTCTACCAACGCCTCGGCGAGAACTATAAACCAGAGCGAGTCAAGAATGGTGTCTTCCAAGCGATGATGGACGTCGAACTTATCAATGACGGGCCGGTGGGTGTCGACTACCACAGTGAAGATGCGGCG GTTACGATCGAGGTCAACACACAGTTaccgaagaaagagaaagagaagggtgCCGACACCGCAGACTCATCCGACTCTAAGACAACGGGAAGCGTGGAGTTTAAGCTGCCCGCAGAACTTCTAGAATAG
- a CDS encoding peptidylprolyl isomerase cyp7 (transcript_id=CADANIAT00005854), which produces MAESKRPRVFFDIQIGQQQTGRIAFELFNDVVPKTAENFRALCTGEKGMGKQGKPLHFKGSIFHRVIKQFMIQGGDFTAFNGTGGESIYGEKFPDENFELKHDRPFLLSMANSGPGTNGSQFFITTVPTPHLDGKHVVFGEVINGKSVVRKIENMPTQADKPTTDVTIAECGELTGEDYDNADKQTPDATGDPYEDFPDDHQGEELSAPVCFKIASELKNFGNTAFKNGNIALGLEKYQKGLRYLNEFPEPEENDPKDLEPQMKSLRFTLHSNSSLLANKLGQFKNGKTWATYALDVADAASAKDADRAKVYYRRAVAESGLKEEDEALKDLEQASTLAPSDAAIAAETARVKKAIKAREAQEKATARKFFS; this is translated from the exons ATGGCCGAATCTAAGC GTCCTCGCGTCTTCTTTGACATTCAGAttggccagcagcagactgGTCGCATTGCCTTTGAATTG TTCAACGATG TCGTCCCCAAGACTGCCGAGAACTTCCGGGCGCTCTGCACGGGAGAGAAGGGAATGGGAAAGCAGGGCAAGCCATTGCACTTCAAGG GTTCGATCTTCCACCGTGTCATTAAACAATTCATGATCCAGGGTGGTGACTTCACCGCGTTCAACGGTACCGGCGGCGAGTCGATTTACGGCGAAAAGTTTCCAGACGAGAATTTCGAGCTGAAGCATGACCGtcccttcctcctttccatGGCCAACTCCGGTCCCGGCACAAACGGCAGCCAGTTCTTCATTACCACCGTTCCCACTCCTCACCTAGACGGCAAGCACGTGGTCTTCGGCGAAGTTATCAACGGCAAGAGCGTGGTCCGGAAGATCGAGAATATGCCAACTCAGGCAGATAAGCCTACCACTGACGTGACCATCGCGGAGTGTGGTGAACTCACCGGCGAGGACTACGACAACGCAGACAAGCAGACTCCCGACGCTACCGGCGACCCATACGAGGATTTCCCTGACGACCACCAGGGCGAGGAGCTCAGTGCTCCTGTGTGCTTCAAGATCGCTTCGGAGCTGAAAAATTTCGGAAACACGGCCTTCAAGAATGGTAACATCGCCTTGGGTCTCGAGAAGTACCAGAAGGGTCTACGCTATCTGAACGAATTTCCGGAACCCGAAGAGAACGACCCTAAGGACCTGGAGCCTCAAATGAAATCACTGCGTTTCACCCTTCACTCGAATTCTTCTCTCCTAGCAAACAAGCTGGGACAATTCAAGAACGGCAAAACCTGGGCTACATACGCTCTGGATGTGGCTGACGCAGCCAGTGCAAAAGATGCCGACCGGGCTAAGGTCTACTACCGCCGCGCAGTCGCCGAAAGCGGactcaaggaggaagatgaagcgctGAAGGATTTGGAGCAAGCTTCCACCTTGGCTCCTAGTGACGCTGCGATTGCGGCGGAGACTGCTAGAGTTAAGAAAGCTATCAAGGCCCGGGAAGCTCAGGAAAAGGCTACTGCTCGGAAGTTCTTCTCATAG
- a CDS encoding uncharacterized protein (transcript_id=CADANIAT00005855): protein MPPSRTPRALPRQTARPQFASTPRFLFTQRASSQRKEPGNNDYTLLKDDVDVISNLHPTPTPARETISRQKEVIEDSSSDLELEQDYNQTPKNDTSGLLEDIPSSPPPDTTEVDAEFEELFGPKRHPSKRRRASIPESTTLGTPKVQKRRPYDDIETSSPVTSPYGWTFAANAALNHEPPSPSLPHRTTPRNLRTSLPQPLAPTPASATPATAKPSVHSYSRFLVSSASRPPPKPTFVLPRPSSPEQTGDLGPYAIPTPFSPSSHPLRRRGRQRSPAPSYLPGGMASEVRSWILEMGTKREQQMQMASGRGHTSANVCSADPSKYSYVLRISDVRQSALGSCGPLAFIRGQVVATTSVSSENSMHDSGLETNGAGTDTRNVLLMGAPRLHASELRPSSGVPSLQAGNLVGILRWLVWEIPGMQACKSSVSLPAEHRHEQIWGDESERSSELEFGGWLVGMEWEIIQSV from the exons ATGCCCCCCTCGAGA ACACCACGCGCGCTTCCCCGCCAAACAGCGCGTCCTCAATTCGCTTCCACCCCGCGCTTCCTGTTCACACAGCGAGCTTCGTCTCAACGCAAAGAGCCGGGGAATAATGATTACACGCTTCTGAAAGATGATGTAGACGTAATCTCAAACCTACATCCAACTCCAACGCCGGCTCGTGAAACAATATCGCGCCAGAAAGAAGTCATTGAAGACTCCAGCAGCGATTTAGAACTGGAGCAAGACTACAACCAAACCCCCAAGAATGATACTAGCGGCCTCCTTGAAGATATCCCTAGCAGCCCACCCCCTGATACCACCGAGGTAGATGCAGAATTCGAAGAACTGTTCGGACCGAAAAGACATCCGTCCAAACGTCGCCGTGCCTCTATCCCTGAGTCTACTACCTTAGGCACGCCTAAAGTTCAGAAGAGAAGGCCATACGATGATATTGAGACATCCTCTCCAGTAACCTCACCTTATGGTTGGACGTTTGCAGCCAATGCAGCTCTCAATCACGAACCGCCCTCGCCATCCCTACCTCATCGCACAACTCCTCGAAACCTGAGGACTTCTCTGCCCCAGCCACTGGCGCCAAcgccagcatcagcaaccCCGGCAACAGCTAAGCCGTCCGTCCATAGTTATTCCCGCTTTCTCGTCTCCTCTGCATCTCGACCGCCCCCTAAGCCGACCTTCGTATTACCCCGCCCGTCCTCACCAGAGCAAACTGGCGATCTAGGACCATATGCTATTCCCACCCCTTTCTCCCCGTCATCTCATCCGCTTCGCCGTCGTGGAAGGCAGCGTTCACCAGCACCCAGCTATCTTCCCGGCGGGATGGCTTCAGAGGTGCGCAGCTGGATTCTAGAAATGGGAACGAAGCGcgagcagcagatgcagatggcTTCAGGCCGTGGACATACTAGTGCGAATGTGTGCTCGGCTGACCCCTCAAAGTACTCGTACGTGCTGCGGATAAGTGACGTCCGTCAGTCCGCACTTGGGAGTTGCGGCCCGCTCGCTTTCATACGAGGCCAGGTTGTGGCGACGACGTCGGTATCCTCTGAGAATTCTATGCATGATAGTGGGTTGGAAACAAATGGAGCCGGTACTGATACGAGAAATGTTCTCCTTATGGGTGCGCCGCGGTTGCATGCTAGTGAGCTGCGACCCTCTTCCGGGGTTCCTAGTCTCCAAGCGGGAAACTTGGTGGGTATCCTTCGCTGGCTAGTTTGGGAAATACCTGGCATGCAGGCTTGCAAAAGCTCTGTTTCTCTGCCTGCCGAACATCGGCATGAGCAGATCTGGGGGGATGAAAGTGAGCGGTCCTCTGAGTTAGAATTTGGAGGATGGCTTGTGGGGATGGAGTGGGAGATCATACAGTCTGTGTAG